A region from the Agrococcus sp. SL85 genome encodes:
- a CDS encoding ParA family protein, translated as MHVLSISSLKGGVGKTTVTLGLASAAFAKGLRTLVVDLDPQSDASTGMDIEIEGRLNVADVLSNPKDRVVQQAISPSGWTQGHGGTIDVLIGSPSAINFDGPHPTIKDIWKLETALTTVENDYDLVLIDCAPSLNALTRTAWAASDRVLVVTEPGLFSVAAADRALRAIEEIRRGLSPRLQPLGIVVNRSRPQSLEHQYRIQELKDMFGPLVLETVLPERTSMQQAQGAARPLHVWPGEGAQEMALQFDELLQTVLTASGRGGGEAASGRKVPAPTAGGDADAAAELEAAETAEGDAKQP; from the coding sequence GTGCACGTACTCTCCATCAGCTCGCTCAAGGGCGGCGTCGGCAAGACCACCGTCACGCTCGGCCTGGCCTCCGCGGCGTTCGCCAAGGGGCTCCGCACGCTCGTCGTCGACCTCGACCCGCAGTCCGACGCGTCGACCGGCATGGACATCGAGATCGAGGGCCGCCTCAACGTCGCGGACGTGCTCTCGAACCCGAAGGACCGCGTGGTGCAGCAGGCCATCTCGCCCTCCGGCTGGACCCAGGGCCACGGCGGCACGATCGACGTGCTCATCGGCAGCCCCTCGGCGATCAACTTCGACGGCCCGCACCCGACCATCAAGGACATCTGGAAGCTCGAGACGGCACTCACGACCGTCGAGAACGACTACGACCTCGTCCTCATCGACTGCGCGCCGAGCCTCAACGCGCTCACCCGCACCGCCTGGGCGGCCTCCGACCGCGTGCTCGTCGTGACGGAGCCGGGCCTGTTCTCGGTCGCGGCCGCCGACCGCGCGCTGCGCGCGATCGAGGAGATCCGGCGCGGCCTCAGCCCCCGCCTCCAGCCGCTCGGCATCGTCGTGAACCGCTCGCGGCCGCAGTCGCTCGAGCACCAGTACCGCATCCAGGAGCTCAAGGACATGTTCGGGCCGCTCGTGCTCGAGACCGTGCTGCCCGAGCGCACCTCGATGCAGCAGGCGCAGGGCGCCGCCCGCCCGCTGCACGTGTGGCCGGGCGAGGGCGCGCAGGAGATGGCGCTGCAGTTCGACGAGCTGCTGCAGACCGTGCTGACGGCCTCGGGCCGCGGCGGCGGCGAGGCCGCCTCCGGCCGCAAGGTGCCCGCCCCGACCGCGGGCGGCGACGCCGATGCGGCCGCGGAGCTCGAGGCGGCGGAGACCGCCGAGGGCGACGCGAAGCAGCCGTAG
- a CDS encoding MerR family transcriptional regulator, translating into MHDGRDGDQLDAPREDASRLDLLFTDGLPEEADAVGYRGAIAAEAAGITYRQLDYWARTGLVEPTVRTAHGSGSQRLYAFRDILVLKLVKRLLDTGISLQQIRVAIQQLHEHGVRDLTQITLMSDGASVYLCTSADEVIDLLGRGQGVFGIAVGKVLREVETQLIELDVTPVEEQPVDELAARRARRSRTA; encoded by the coding sequence ATGCACGACGGCCGTGACGGTGACCAGCTCGACGCGCCGAGGGAGGACGCCTCGCGCCTCGACCTGCTCTTCACCGACGGGCTGCCCGAGGAAGCCGACGCGGTCGGCTACCGCGGAGCGATCGCCGCGGAGGCGGCCGGCATCACCTACCGCCAGCTCGACTACTGGGCCCGCACGGGCCTCGTCGAGCCCACGGTGCGCACGGCCCACGGCTCCGGCAGCCAGCGCCTCTACGCCTTCCGCGACATCCTCGTGCTCAAGCTCGTCAAGCGGCTGCTCGACACCGGCATCTCGCTGCAGCAGATCCGCGTCGCCATCCAGCAGCTCCACGAGCACGGCGTGCGCGACCTCACCCAGATCACGCTCATGTCCGACGGCGCGAGCGTCTACCTCTGCACCTCCGCCGACGAGGTCATCGACCTCCTCGGCCGCGGCCAGGGCGTCTTCGGCATCGCCGTCGGCAAGGTCCTCCGCGAGGTCGAGACGCAGCTCATCGAGCTCGACGTCACGCCCGTCGAGGAGCAGCCGGTCGACGAGCTCGCCGCGCGCCGCGCGCGCCGCAGCCGCACGGCCTGA
- a CDS encoding MerR family transcriptional regulator, which produces MSAQSARKPAGLLSIGQVLAKLGPEFPDLSPSKLRFLEDQGLISPQRTPSGYRKFDGADLERLRYILTLQRDHYLPLKVILGHLEDIDAGRTPQLPGANVRVDAPSILGAERRLSRGELQSEAGASKQLLADAISAQLLPGAEPFSEEALQSLRALVELQRFGIEPRHLRGMRQSAQREAALIESALKPMLGRRETGSQARAAEAARDLAGHIQSVRDILTREALGA; this is translated from the coding sequence GTGAGCGCACAGTCCGCGCGGAAGCCCGCGGGCCTCCTCTCCATCGGCCAGGTGCTGGCCAAGCTCGGGCCCGAGTTCCCGGACCTCTCGCCCTCGAAGCTGCGCTTCCTCGAGGACCAGGGCCTCATCTCGCCGCAGCGCACGCCCTCCGGCTACCGCAAGTTCGACGGCGCCGACCTCGAGCGCCTCCGCTACATCCTCACGCTGCAGCGCGACCACTACCTGCCGCTCAAGGTGATCCTCGGCCACCTCGAGGACATCGACGCGGGACGCACGCCGCAGCTGCCCGGCGCGAACGTGCGCGTCGACGCCCCCTCGATCCTGGGCGCCGAGCGGCGGCTCTCGCGCGGCGAGCTGCAGTCCGAGGCGGGCGCCTCCAAGCAGCTCCTCGCCGACGCGATCTCTGCACAGCTGCTGCCGGGCGCGGAGCCGTTCTCGGAGGAGGCGCTGCAGTCGCTGCGCGCGCTCGTCGAGCTGCAGCGCTTCGGCATCGAGCCCCGCCACCTGCGCGGCATGCGGCAGTCGGCGCAGCGTGAGGCCGCGCTCATCGAGTCGGCGCTGAAGCCCATGCTCGGCCGCCGCGAGACCGGCAGCCAGGCGCGCGCGGCCGAGGCCGCGCGCGATCTCGCCGGGCACATCCAGTCGGTGCGCGACATCCTCACGCGCGAGGCGCTGGGCGCCTGA